In Pseudopipra pipra isolate bDixPip1 chromosome 24, bDixPip1.hap1, whole genome shotgun sequence, a single genomic region encodes these proteins:
- the NCDN gene encoding neurochondrin translates to MASDSGDGHATLKRCLGVLRDARNDSEQFAALLLVTKAVRAGEVDARTRRQIFDAIGFTFPTRLLISRQPPPGCPPHTFRALGLTLLACFCTDPELAGHSQVLNKIPTFNEILLSPCPPDSTSMVDDVYQCLSAVLATARGPRELVAKGTVSALCQAYLSGGHGSYRALTLLLGLLAVAEARCWQRDAPQLLAVLSKLSGDFLRAEDMTKFELCEVLPHFIPLSAPLTQDSQGSECLHRVYRGLADILGSKLSQSQRDPALKLAAGLVQACGAEWIPAGSAGSKFLALLVNLACVEVRLTLEEPDPMELEGKKEVVTACYVLMELGIQECLREENPLLGEVQKMQLMMIMEEAFGAVIFYLRQVKQEELQDPFIFASVRVLGAWMAEETSSLKQEICELLPFLVHYARKLFKEGSPAVSLPQAELGSTEGPALPQDALRFLLPGFCHLTAEDRPRAILVSQGAPALLCEYFLRQWEVLSSEPTAPAPLTSTEMSLQTLCGIFLNLVVTAPDLVRRDKTFSSLMDVLLKSLPLLLPQEHHLVLAANVATLGLMLARILAGSAALQETQSAKEFFGAALRFLSQAHTAQADPGSGSLAVAVSPAYTSAWDDIRELWFLGMQALGGCIPLFPWLPPAVLRARWLEGLSELLSRVSPASLDFELITAFQGVLVELARASEPCRDVILAHHGTEWANLYGMAALEQCLEQ, encoded by the exons ATGGCCTCGGACTCCGGGGACGGGCACGCCACGCTGAAGCGGTGCCTCGGTGTGCTCCGGGACGCGAGGAACGACAGCGAGCAGTTCGCGGCGCTGCTTCTG GTGACCAAAGCGGTCAGAGCCGGGGAGGTGGACGCCAGGACCCGCCGGCAGATCTTCGATGCCATCGGATTCACGTTCCCGACCCGGCTGCTGATCTCGAGGCAGCCCCCGCCCGGCTGCCCCCCACACACCTTCCGCGCCCTCGGCCTCACGCTGCTCGCCTGCTTCTGCACCGACCCGGAGCTGGCTGGGCACTCCCAGGTCCTCAACAAAATCCCCACCTTCAACGAGATCCTgctttccccctgcccccccgaCAGCACGTCCATGGTGGATGATGTGTACCAGTGCCTGAGCGCTGTCCTGGCCACAGCCAGGGgccccagggagctggtggCCAAAGGGACGGTGTCTGCCCTGTGCCAGGCCTACCTGAGCGGCGGGCACGGCTCATATCGTGCCCTGACGCTGCTCCTGGGGCTGTTGGCCGTAGCAGAGGCCAGGTGCTGGCAGAGGGACGCTCCACAGCTCCTGGCCGTGCTCAGCAAGCTCTCCGGTGACTTCCTCAGGGCTGAGGACATGACCAAGTTTGAGCTGTGTGAGGTTCTGCCTCACTTCATCCCCCTGTCAGCTCCGCTCACGCAGGACTCGCAGGGCTCCGAGTGCCTCCACAGGGTTTACAGAGGGCTGGCTGACATTTTGGGCAGCAAACTGAGCCAGTCGCAGCGGGACCCCGCGCTGAAGCTCGCAGCCGGCCTCGTGCAGGCCTGTGGGGCAGAGTGGATCCCAGCAGGGAGTGCTGGCAGCAAGTTCCTGGCCTTGCTGGTGAACCTGGCTTGTGTGGAGGTCCGCCTGACCCTGGAGGAGCCAGATCCCATGGAGCTGGAGGGCAAGAAAGAAGTGGTGACAGCCTGCTATGTCCTTATGGAGTTGGGGATCCAGGAGTGCCTGAGGGAAGAGAACCCACTGCTGGGCGAGGTGCAAAAAATGCAGCTCATGATGATTATGGAGGAGGCATTTGGAGCTGTAATATTCTACCTGAGACAG GTTAAACAGGAGGAGCTACAAGATCCTTTCATATTTGCCTCTGTTCGAGTCCTTGGAGCCTGGATGGCAGAGGAAACATCATCCCTCAAGCAGGAAATCTGTGAGCTCTTGCCCTTCCTTGTTCATTATGCCAGGAAGCTTTTCAAGGAGGGCAGCCCAGCTGTGAGCcttccccaggcagagctgggcagcacCGAGGGCCCTGCCTTACCCCAGGATGCTCTGAG atTTCTGCTACCTGGTTTTTGCCATCTGACAGCAGAGGACAGGCCCCGGGCCATCCTGGTCTCCCAAGGggcaccagcactgctgtgtgaGTACTTCCTCCGTCAGTGGGAGGTTCTGAGCTCTGAGCCCACGGCCCCAGCACCCCTGACGAGCACTGAGATGAGCCTACAGACCTTGTGTGGGATTTTCCTCAACCTGGTGGTGACTGCTCCAGACCTGGTCAG GCGAGACAAAACCTTTTCCTCCTTGATGGATGTGTTGCTGAAGTCTCTCCCACTTCTGCTGCCCCAGGAGCATCACCTGGTTCTGGCGGCGAACGTTGCCACTCTGGGGCTGATGCTGGCCAGGATCCTGGCAGGCTCAGCAG CCCTTCAGGAAACACAGTCCGCCAAGGAGTTTTTCGGAGCCGCCCTTCGGTTCCTCTCGCAGGCCCACACGGCCCAGGCAGATCCCGGCAgtggcagcctggctgtggcCGTGTCTCCTGCCTACACGAGTGCCTGGGATGACATCCGGGAGCTGTGGTTCCTGGGAATGCAGGCCCTGGGCGGCTGCATCCCGCTCTTCCCGTGGCTGCCGCCGGCCGTGCTCCGGGCGCGCTGGCTGGAAGGGCTCTCGGAGCTGCTGTCCCGGgtctctccagcctccctggACTTTGAGCTCATCACTGCCTTCCAGGGCGTGCTGGTGGAGCTGGCCAGAGCCAGTGAGCCCTGCAGGGATGTGATCCTGGCCCACCATGGCACGGAATGGGCCAACCTGTACGGAATGGCAGCTCTGGAACAGTGTCTGGAGCAGTga